The following is a genomic window from Apis cerana isolate GH-2021 linkage group LG6, AcerK_1.0, whole genome shotgun sequence.
AGGATTacgtacaataaaatttaaaatattttaaattgtgtattttggattttttttattagaaaaacataattaaataaaaagtggcatgtgaaatttttctaattttcaaaaacaagaatttttatgaatatttatctataaaatatttatcatttgcaTACTTATCTGTTTGAACTgtcatattatttgaattttaaattgttttttcacttttcttaattctataGACTTATCATTTGCATATTACTGCTTTTGTTAATTTCTCGCTATAGTATCGTAgatgaagtaaaataaaaaagaaagaaagtattagaaaagcagaaaaataatataaaattgatcattagtattatttaatcaaatgttaaaaatatttctttaaaagatagaaaaaaattgaaaattaatgccatctcttgaatatttttaaaatttatcgtttaaaaatatatcattggtATTCAAAAGATGGCGCTAAtagtcaattttatttctattttctcttaCTATTTGCTCTTctagtttatatttatgttttatttatggtATTCTacagatggcgctgatttaaatatttttaacttctgtctttctttcattatttgctTTCCTTCTctgttttattctaaaaaaattcaaacgctCATGAAAcggtttcgatattttaaaatcctaattatttgaaatggaaaactaaaaattattatatattgaataaataaaaaaaatgaaactaattattaaattgaaatatattattatattacattatatcatattaaataaaaaaagaaaaataacaaatgtgTTTCATaacaattgtattattatttatgtacaatGTATACATGGCattacagaaaataaatttattaacctAATATGTGATTATAATACACGAGTGTTATCAAGTTGAAACcgcttgttaaaatattaatatgataactacaatgatagaaaaagaattacttATTGGAAaagttctttaattaattaattaaacataggACGCAATTTACTATAATACAttcataaatacattaaattgaaaaactgatattataattcgttCATTTATGTTGTCAATGTATACATGtaactaatataatttcagCTATTTaagtacaatatttttttcttgaatatttctaatcttaaatataaaaattattgattataatttacattaaattaatataaagcataaaaatatatttgttaatgtttatatactttcttgtatgtatctttatatatatatatatacaaagcgatagcgattaattaataaaattctattaaaatattagtgatttcatatttgtaatgtgttaaattaatataaatttatatgtatatacgtgtatgcgcgcgcgcgcgcgcaagtttaaaaattattttttcatatgaagatatttatacgtttgtaaataaaataaactctatatattataacttgtattagattattacaataaatttttatttcgttatttcttatgatatactcagatttattaataattgtcatGGTTACTAGTTAATGCAACGTTTTATCTGTTgcactttttaattcttctagtCAGtgctttaaaagataaaacagacctaatattagttaaatagaattttaatattttaaataaatttaagtagCTTTCTATTTGGTTGTcgttatctatatataacgAATTATACGCAGATCTATAAAACgcaatacattataaaatattattaatgataaaatctatttttgatCTCTAACTTACAAataggaataattttaaaatatattataggagCATATGATAACTGGCCGcagatgaaaatgaaaatatactttaaatgttaatacaaATCTGATCGAGACGTTCATTTACtgctaatataataatgtaaacacGCATTCTTatcatatgattattttttctgacaataatgataatttagaaaacctaaatacataatatttcacattcCACTCTTTGAATTGTAATATCAGtctatccaatattttttcatgtgaAGGAGATTCTACTAACTttgttgtattataattacaattatttcatcttcatttaaaatatcaatctttataaaaaataaacaaaatatgaagTTTGGCGGAACCTCCTCTTAGAGTTTTaacatgtattaataatatcttatcatattttcaaatcatacatctatataatttgtattatctatatatataataaatacgataataaaaatcgtcGTAAAATAATTACTGTTGTCGATAATGTATTGCTAGAAACAATATAAGTTTTTGagtacttttaataataatattaacatttcaaCCTTTGCTAGAAAGATAATTCTTTCTATTGGTAACATTTTAATCGATCCgagaaacgaatatatatttcgtttcttttttttattagatttttcatcgattcaaAATCGATCggacgataaaatataattttttttaataatgatatcgcGTACTCGGAGGTAGAAGAATCTGTCCTGATTCTATGGAAATCTCAAGTCTCCGGATCTAAGTCTTGATCTCTTGGCTTgcttttcttgtattttttctttttttttagtttcggCATGATCTCGCAGCTGCAGCCACTTCGTACTTTGATGTAGTCTAATGTCCACATCGATCCACCCACCGTGTTTCCAGCAAATGTAGGAATCATGCGTTCTCTGTGCCGATGCCTTCCGTGTTCCTCCTTTCCACcctgatataataaaataaatatttaaaatatttagttaaaaatcttgataacgtgttttataatatatcaaaatataattttaataatattcctatattttttatgatatcaaAATCGTTTCATAATTGAATACAGTAAggttatgtttaattatttaatttttaattaatcatgtttaattaaagttttaaaaaaattttaaaagattaatagatCATCTGAGAAAATAACTAAtcctatgtatatattttacaatttatttaaaaaaaaatagaaaatttttaaattattttattatatttattatatacatttattatatacataatttctaTGATATAGAACTATAGTTTCTAAAACAAGTAAGTCTGTGgctaatttttttgcattctatttaaattttcttataatttatagtcctttatatattgttgaaatatataagtatcatttacttcgattatttttctaagaaaacaaaatcataaaaatttcgtacAATCTAAAATGTTCTTTATCATATGacaattaataactaattaataacaaattaataactatATCAACAATTATCTAATTTTGTCGTAATTTTCTCATAAACATACATTTCGAAACTTTTGATCACGAGCCTATTAAACTTGATACCATTTCTAATTATCACATTTAACGAACACATTACACTATATAGATTAAAGAGACGTGATCATGAGAGGCGAATGGAAACTAAATATGATTCACATCGCACCACGTACCGTCGATCCAGAATTTTCAATGATAGCATAAGTGTACGAGAACTTCTGCACACATCTGGACTGGTTGGTGAACTTCCGGTCGATGAACCTGCACGGCTTGTCGAGGACGTCTGGCCTGCAGGAGTACTCGAAGAACCTCTGGGCGTTCTGGCCATCCCGATACAGTTGAACATACATGTTTTCCCGATTTCGACCGCCGACCGGTTCCACCATTTCCTCTACCGTAGGACAGCAATCGACTGGAAGCCCGTCCTCGCCTCCTTCGTGTCGCAGAATCATGTTCATCTCTCGATAAGTCATCCGCTTGGTAGTATCCTCCAAAGTCTGTGTCCTGGAATGTTTAAGAGTGAAATTGAAACAATCATGAAATATATCGTAttgaatatatcgatatatattcaatgtatCGAAATGTATCGCCGAACAATTCATGATGTAGAAAATATAGGTtatcaaaaacaaattgaagaatatcaaagaaaagaaaaaatgaaataaaataaaagaaataaaagaaattgaggaaatgaaaaatagaaataattagaaaattgatttgagaaaaagaatatatttcaaggTAAGATCATAACGTAATAGTACATCTatagatcaaaaaatatttatcgtgatCAGTTTGAAAGTTGCTTCTAtagtaattatgaataaaaaaagaatctcatTAAAGTTTagtttgcaaaatattaatttgttcgtTCATCAAAAAAATGCGTGTCTACATTAAACAGAAATGTTCTTGTGCAGAAGCAGCATCACGTTCATTGAAACTTGTGAATAGCTTGCGGGTAGCTCGTGAGGAATTATAGAGTTGTTCGTTTACCAAAAGAATGTTATGCTACATCCACACTGTTTTTGCTTCATTAACTATAATAAACTATGATGAATAgcaattattctttcaaaaaataatagattaaagaTTAGTTATAGGTTAAAGTGTTTCtagattatatacattaaaacatttctatatttctgtggattgtaatatttctaatgaatACTGTTTTTGTTCATGGAATGACTAAATAGCTTGTCAATTGCTTGTGaactatcaattaattattatcaatatagatattcagaaatatagcaaagaaataaaattagtcaattatatgtgaaaaatgattttatttaaattgcatattcaat
Proteins encoded in this region:
- the LOC107996139 gene encoding uncharacterized protein LOC107996139 translates to MRIEALSTLVAVVWLTAVLCPRLAAANNLTLSFSSRKTREHPFRGHISRWTQTLEDTTKRMTYREMNMILRHEGGEDGLPVDCCPTVEEMVEPVGGRNRENMYVQLYRDGQNAQRFFEYSCRPDVLDKPCRFIDRKFTNQSRCVQKFSYTYAIIENSGSTGGKEEHGRHRHRERMIPTFAGNTVGGSMWTLDYIKVRSGCSCEIMPKLKKKKKYKKSKPRDQDLDPET